GGATGTTTTATAAAGTCAACCGTCACAGGTATGTTGCTAACTGCTGTGGGCAGGGATGCAAATAACCAAATGTATCCTATAGCATGGGCAGTGGCTGGAGTTGAAAACAAGGATACATGGAATTGGTTCCTATCCTTATTGCATGATGATTTGAGCTTGAATGAGGGGACAGATTTGACTATATTTTCAGATGGACATAAGGTAATAACTTATGCAATTAACCACATAATATAGAATTGTATATATTATGCATGCAATTTACCACAGGGACATAAAATTTGACTATAATTGCATGCAATTTACCACAGGGATTGTTGGAAGCAGTTGGTACATGGTTTCCCAATGCAGAACACAGGCAATGTGTGAGACACATATATGCCAACTTTAAGAAAAAGTGGAATGGAATACTTTACAGGAATCTGTTTTGGGGTGCTGCTTATGCAACAATTGAGGAACACTTTCTCAACAGGATGGAAGAGATCAAGAACATGGACCAGATGGCTTATGACTACTTGATTGAAAGGAACCCCAACACATGGTGCAGAGCATTCTTTTAAATGGAAAGATCCTGTGCAGCATTTGAAAATGGTATTGCTGAAAGTTTTAATTCAAAGTTAGTTGATGCTAGACATAAACCAATTATTACCATGTTTGAAGAGATTACGGTGTATGTAATGCAAAGGTTAGTTAGCATGAGTAAGCTAGCTGTTGATTTAGAAGACTCTATATGTCCATCAATTAGGAAACACGTAGATTTAATGAAAACACAATCTGCAAGACATTGGAGGGTTATGGTTAGTAGATACCAGGAATATGAAGTGTACAAAGTAGATGATTCTCTTGGTGTGAACTTGCAAACAAAAAAGTGTGATTGTAGACTGTGGGAACTCAGTGGGCTACTATGTGTACATGCTGTTGCAgcatatatgtttatcaaaatGGACCCAGCTGAGGGAGTAAGTCCATGGTTTGAGAAGGCAAAGTGGCAAGATGCTTATGCATACTCAATTAGGCCAGTGAGGGGCTCAACACATTGGAGAAAGGTGGGAAATGAACCACCTTTACCACCTATCCAGAAGAAAATGCCAAGAAGGCCCAAGAAAAAAAGGGCAAGACATGCAACAGAAGATCCTATTAGAGTGTCAAGGGTTGGCAGACAAATGACTTGTAAGATATGCAATGAAAAAGGTCATACCAGGAGGACATGCAAACTGAAACCATCATCCAGTTCAGCTGCACGGGTAAAAGAAAGCAGTATTTGTAATTTTAGAAGTGTTTAAATGCATATTTTGTTATGGTTTAAGATTATATTATGATGTAGGAGACACAACAAATGGAAGAGGATGCAGATCCTATACCTCAGGAAATGGACAGAAATGTAGAACATGATGAGCATGTACATATGGAAGAGGGTGCAGATCCTATACCTCAGGAAATGGACAGAAATGCAGAACATGATGAGCATGTACACATGGAAGAGGAAATGGACAGAAATGCAGAAATGGACACCAATGTGGAAGAGCATTTGGATGATTTTGCTACACAAGAAGACAAGAATATGTCACAATCCTCCAACAAAAGAAGCCCAAACGTAGAAACCCATCACAAAGGATTGCTAGAATGAAGATGGCAAAGGTAGTTGTTGCTAAGGATGGTAGTGGTACCTCATCAAAGCCAATTGTGATGGAGTAATCTTTTGTTGGTTGTCTAGTTGTTTGTGGATATATCTTTTGTTGCTTGTCTAgttgtttatttaaaaactgAATTATCTTTTGCATGTAATTATGTGTCCAATGTTGACACAAGTTTTGTGGATATATTATGGTATGAAAAGCAACACCTTTTGGCAGCAAAATATCTTTTGTATGTAATTTGTGTACGCATGTTTGGCAGCtaattaaacaaacataaattgaTTCATTCCAAGCAACATTAACAAAGATACAAGTTGttaatgactaaaaataaagaCAAAAGTACACACCAAAATCAAGATTACAAGACATGTTTTATAGAAAACATTTTTTGCCTTCGTTTTCTTCAATTCCAATTGCAAAGAAAGATGTGCATTCTCCCTTTTCAGAAGCAATATTTCATCCTCCATTTTTGACTTGTAAAAAGCAAATTCATTTTCCATTGTCAAAATCATATCCTTGTTCTTCAAATTTTCAACAAATTGACCTTTTTCTTGCTTGTTCAACCTTCCATATAAGTCATATATAACTTCCTTATACCTATCATTTTTGATTTGAGGATCGATCCAAAAGAACTTCCCACATCTCAAACTTGGATTCTGATGAggaaaaagattaaaacttatCATTGAGCTAAttcaaattaaattaatcaCTGAAAAATCGAATTAAACATACCATTGAGTAAGGACATACTAGATTTCGTCTTGCAGGGTTGTTTGATGTCCACGAAGTGCGTAATTTCAGTGGTTGATTACAATCACAAAGAGATGGAATGTTGTCAGATGAGGAAGATGACATGGTgagaaattagggtttaattGGGGGGAAATgaatttgggggaaaatgatttCAGAGTCAAAGGGCACgttttttatacactttttttatgagttgtaatccaagtgagcttttaaaaaaatccaCGTCGTTGCCACCTCATCAAAAAACAGTGAAACCAGTAAACAAGTCATCTTTTGGTCAACCACACAAAAGTTGGAAAAGTATATGGGTGAACCTCTACAATAAACCAATTggatgggcaaccatgtaactGAGGGAAAGTACGTTAGTCATCCAGTgactaaaccctaaaaacttccaagtattctttcaaataatcatttctaacgcgtatgttcaacttataataaccaacataataatatcaatatcatttagccacatgggcatcattcaagtaaactttgatgattaaatgtttgagccactactactaccattttatcaagtccaacaatatatatataattcatttcatagcacaagctgtcaatcaagtgccgtattaatagtAATAGGGTcttgccatggagacgaccatttaaatttaaggtagctagagcacctaGCCTCAGCACTTGTTTCTTCGCCGGTCCTTCGTGGTGCCATGTCTCTACAAAGGAGAACATAGTTAAGTCATTCGTATATAGGATTATATGGCATAGACCCGACTCACAACTTTCGATCTCACACGTGTTCATTTAAGTTACTTAGTGTAATAAGGTCTCGTTTGTATGCAtaggtatacatatatttctaaATTCATATTCCTTCCTTTAATCACAACCTACTTATCACTATGAATAACAAATGGTTGAGTAAGCTTAAAACATATCAATCTTGTTTTTGGGTTGCTAAACAGATTTTTCCAGAATCTGTGTATGAACTTGGAGCACGAAAACGTGGCTCAAGATGGACGATCTgggcaaaactcataaaatataaaatgtacccCACGAGTTAAGTTTcacctccaactggaatcaggtcaaaagaccaaacagaactccagatatggccgttctaccaaaagtggtcagaactAATTTCCTGCTGTAACTATCACTTTGCAATAGGCATAACTATAACACATAGAGATTAACACATCGTATAATCATAAAAAGGCATCAAGCTCACATTTGAATAATCCAATATCAGTTTACAAAGTTGCCATATGCCAACAACCATGTGATCATAGTCACACAACCACAAACAAGTCCAAGAAAATCATAACAAAGTACAAACATTTGTCTATCGAATAAGTTCATGAATAAAACATCCTTAGGGTCATTTCCTAAGCACAAGAACTACCACAATGGAGCACTCCATCTATTGCCATGCCCGTATCGTCTCCCATTCGTCTCATTGCTCCCAAGGCTCTTTCCATCATGACTTCTTGATGTCAAACCCTCACTCGGGCATCCCTTAATCCACCGGCTATATCCCACACTCGTTCCCTTTCCTCCCGAGTCATACCCATGGGAGGTGGAGGGGGTATTCCATAAACGGGACGGTGAGGTATCTCTCCTTGTCTTGGGCCGAAATGGTAAGGATGATTGCGAGGGAGGCGTGGATGGAAGTATGGGTCATGAGTTGGGAAGCGTCCATCACTTACATTCATAGCCGCATTTTTGCTCGGCGGTGGAGGAGCTCTAGGggctggtggtgatggtggaggtgagGTCGAGCAGCATACCGGTTGGCTAGAAGCAACGCTCCTAGCATCACCATCATTTGACGGGTCCTCCATCGGCTCGAACTCCTCTCGTTGTAAGGGTTGTTGGGAGTCCATCGTGGGCTCCGTCTCCTCGCTCTTTTGTCTTTCTTGTCTTTCACGAACCATGTCCACAAACGCATAAATGTCTCTTGCGTGTCTGGAAGATCTTGATGCTCCACTTCTTTGCGACATATCGTTTCCtacacaaattaaataaaatataagatgaCGACTCCACTTGACGTTTAGATGACCATTGACGACCGACTTGACCATTTAAGGACGGCAAAACGACTTGACGGACCACGAGACGGCCTTAACCATTCGACGACATCCAACCCATTCAACCAACGACTCACAAGCTTGACGACCGAGCAACGACATGACCATTCACAACCGACGTATACCAAAACTACTAACAACCAACTCGACACTCACGACTCACATAATCATTTAGAATCAACGAAATGACTAGAATTCGACTTGTGCATAGCTCTTGTGTATTATATCTACATAGACAAGATAATACTAGCCAAGTGGGGGTATTAACTAAGGTATctaataagtaatgcaaacattggatttggttatgtatcttttgcaccaagaattgttttaaagtttcattttcaaaagactcattTTGAATATTCCTTAGACAACCATTTCAatcattccatattaaatttttaattaggcatagttgatcaggctatgcataagtaaaacaagaatactttatgatcgactcaattgtttaagaaatattcgactcgttttgaaaatacttaggttatagcaaaaattctctataaccttggctcttgataccatttttctgtaacaccccgactaaggcagAATCACGAAGTGCCACAGAACGagatggtacaaaagatttgaagataaaacatcaacacaaagTTTCAAATGtcattcaaattcaaaagataATAAGCTTAAGTTGACGTTTAagaaacattacataaccataatccatgaataaaaagacaaatcgtttgcattacaagtccaACGACCAACAAGCAACATAATCCATGAGGCGGTCCAAAAAGCTAACTTACTGCTCTAGACCTGAAAAGCATGGAGAAAAAGTgacaactacgagagttgagtgagttcataggttttaactaacaacacatatatatttaccaaCCATGTTCAAGGATAATGAATCATAAAAACttccaagtattctttcaaataatcatttctaaagcgtatgttcaacttataatagccaacataataatatcaatatcatttagcCACATTGGCATAATTCAtgtaaactttgatgagtaaatgtttgagccactactactatcaatttatcaagtccaacaatatatatataattcatttcatagcacaagctgtcaattaAGTGTCGTATTAATagtaatagggtcgtgccatggagacgaccatttaaatggaaggtagctagagcaccactatggttggactggaagtgaaggttgtcacgaaggcaaccaaccttccaccgttacacttatgggtgggtggacgaaacctagttgcgcaactctctaactacaggcctccactttcgaagtaaatagtagtgtaccgaaaaaAAACGGGTTGagagaactcaagctcatcataaaacatttatcacattgaacatacgaaacaatttcaattcatagtcatatcatcaaaaatcattttttatatatatatatgtatataaaagcaatttcatttatatatcatgtttttcaccccggtAGTTAAACACAtgaaatagtttgaaaggggtcTATGACTCACTTGTTTCGAGGGTGATATAGAGCTGTTCAAATGCGTGAAGAGCGCCTAGTGGTGTAGTCCcttaagcaagcctaaaccatgatattcaaatatatacacaacgtaagtgtgtgtcgcatgaactagtaaactagataaTGAGATgttagtagacttgcccatctttggttgttgtttaattatggattTCAAGTGCATTATATTGTTCacatcatttggttggaagatgtTTGGTGGTGAAGGTCATTTGTACGATTTTATacgtttattggaatttcggtagtttgacttggttttatatataatttccattgcatactttgtttgataatcatatttgacatttgtgttcttataataggTATGTGGATATATTTTActgatttattttattcatttaatttaatattatttaattaattatttatttattttatggattTATTAATTACATAATTCCTTATAACTATTTTTAGGCTCTTAAATTGTCTTTAAAATTCAtgaataattatatatggattatttattgatttttatgcttcttgatttataattttatgatttacacttatatttatgcatttctatttaaatatttaataatagtgattaattagtgatttttacttaataatttacctttaaattgtatagttcttgttcctttacttataattatttttccccagtaggttttggtcactttcaACATTAGTTATGTAATTTTGATTAGATTCAtaatttatacaatttaataaataatttatatatcttttaattactattttaattcattaaatcatagaaattcttacaaatcaccacaaaagcttttgtccaaaaatcccaggcctttttggcaacttatatcaataaaaatttatatcaattcaacctctcttgttgtaacaccccgacagcggcggaaaactcgggatgtaagataaagcatacgcgcacatggatgttacataggaatactaaatgagtgcttagaataaacataaatagtcaatttcacaaccaaacaagcatagtagtagttattacacacaagttcaacaaagatgatcaattcaagtatgaaaagtcccacgcaggggatacgattgggcatattgccaccaactACAaattacaagcatgcaaactccaaccctaaatcctgaagtctgctaatagtcccatgctaccacacctagccacgattagcctgattacctgaaaggaatacttaaaagagtcaacacaaaggttggtgagttcgtaggtttgagtataaacaagtagtataaaagcattttttttgccgtcaatagatctcaagtgtaaagtagtatgtagtggctaatgaccaacttgcacataagtaagcgagcacacacaatcctcgataggaccggctaatagtaccagtagagcacacacaatccttaataggaccggctaatagtatcaatagagcacacacaatccttaataggaccggctaatagtatcaataaaGCACACAATCCctaataggaccggctaatagtatcaatagagcacgcacaatccttaataggaccggctaatagtatcaatagagcacacacaatcctaaataggaccggctaatagtatcaatagagcacacacaatccttaataggaccggctaatagtatcaatagagcacacacaatccttaataggaccggctaatatgtaacaagtagtcaaaagccagagagtagtaaaagtagttacggcatgtataaaagcttaagtaatattcctttcaccccgaaataagtaaagaaaaaggggctacgaagactcacagtgatctgctacaagcgtagttctacaagcacagggtataagcacagatatagtaaaatatatctactcgaatccaagtatgtcttgatgtcaacctaatcacaaaccattgagcatagatggatacatgtattagttctcgtgattatttatttactaagtgtccttgatgtactgatgatttggttcactaaagatccttaaacgtttgactcaacagtgtttttcatacactagactcgtaatgaacgtctttaaactcgcactttgataaacaagatcgaatgtcttgattataccttaattagggtttccttgtacatgatagacttggattacaactaagtataaaatctgatttctacaactaacgaagatagaccttaaattcgttaggtgtatctgaacgaagataaaccttaaattcgttaggtgtatctgaacgaagataaaccttaaattcgttaggtgtatctgaacgaagataaaccttaaattcgttaggtgtatctgaacgaagataaaccttaaattcgttaggtgtatctgaacgaagataaaccttaaattcgtttgaggacttaagtttgtttggagcttaagttcgttttggaagacttaaattcgtttctaggatactaaattcgttttaagtgtttttaggacgaatttgggactgttctaacaaaaacgagggttttgaagattaaaacatgtttacgacccaaatttgatcacgaaaaggttactaaacacttttagacacaaacccactaacttttaacacgatttttacaccaaaaatggaccaaatcatcaagaacatacacttgaaaagtaaacttttattttgataaaaatctcaaaatttgctgtcattacctgaaaatagatactagaaatatgttttgatcatcacaaggaagctaaaaatgcaagaaatcttggtttaacaactcaaaatcaaatgatgaatttttgtgggtgaagatggtgaatgtatgtgtgtgtttttagagagagagagaggtgagatggaaggaaaaatggtgaagaagtagagaaaatggggttttctaacccttttatagttttcccttaattaatgtttctaataattgtagggtctaaataaaacatttttggactagaatttcttgaatacaatcgcttacgtcttgaaacctaacattcttatcataatagaccatagacgcgtcttataatttaagatttaagagtgaatagaccttcatgtgagcacatattcgaaactagaacatatcatggatttattcaaattatttctaaggcggttgttacactTGTGTCTTtgtaatttgaggacttttaagcataaaaatcgtttaccgaaataacgttttaagcctcatttcttaagcaatttaggtacttcaaaaaggattttttctcttgtttcattttgtccagaaagtgcatcatattttgatggttcaagtcgtgagagtggtggtggtgtgatatatgtaattttgtgctttcggttagtgattatttgacccgaaaaggtgatttttgagcttaatcttgccatgcatcaaatgacttgacttttatacttttgaaacacATTATTTCCAGTAGGTTCTTCATATTTTCTTGGCCATaagattatggtgcatgtgtgtgctcaaaatgcatttttgcaagctttcagtttacgatttcaagcatattttaacaagttttgattgaagctttatatccttgacattttgtaaatttttccagaatatttaacatcaagattaacatatttttcacttatgacaagcctagcttcatctcataatccaacaaaagatccaactttcttaaatctaacaaacatgcaattatcTCAATATTTTGACAATAAATCTTCATCATACTTTCATTcaacaatataaaaatattctttttatgaaCATTTCCagaaaaaatatgtat
The Erigeron canadensis isolate Cc75 chromosome 2, C_canadensis_v1, whole genome shotgun sequence DNA segment above includes these coding regions:
- the LOC122590165 gene encoding cyclin-K-like, with translation MSQRSGASRSSRHARDIYAFVDMVRERQERQKSEETEPTMDSQQPLQREEFEPMEDPSNDGDARSVASSQPVCCSTSPPPSPPAPRAPPPPSKNAAMNVSDGRFPTHDPYFHPRLPRNHPYHFGPRQGEIPHRPVYGIPPPPPMGMTREERERVWDIAGGLRDARVRV